The following proteins come from a genomic window of Elusimicrobiota bacterium:
- the nadB gene encoding L-aspartate oxidase translates to MPNTLASDFLIIGSGIAGLSLALKASEFGTVRLVTKRALSDSATDYAQGGLAAVFAEGDSFDAHVQDTLDAGGGLCDEAVVRRVVAEAPARIDDLVRWGVRFSADAPRATAGQRFELGLEGGHSRRRILHVGDYTGHAVEQALVERARENPRITIHEHHFAVDLITRRRLGRSGPDACAGAYVLDVEPGAVRTFLARATALATGGAGKVYLYTSNPDIATGDGMAMAHRAGALLANLEFVQFHPTCLFHPKAKNFLVTEALRGEGGVLKNRAGERFVKKADPRGELAPRDIVARAIDEELKRTGEDCVFLDITSRGAEFLRRRFPKIHERCLSFGIDITTQPIPVVPAAHYFCGGVWTDLHGTTTIPRLSAVGEVACTGLHGANRLASNSLPEALVFAHAVARHWEGLKTAEAPLAAEDVPPWNPGQARNPDEQVVIRQVWEEVRRFMWNYVGIARTTKRLERAQRRIASLQKEIHEYYWDFLLTPDLLELRNIAVVADLVIRCGLARKESRGLHFTADAPRTDPALAGKPTFIEGARTFLGPAPAGTGR, encoded by the coding sequence ATGCCCAATACCCTCGCCAGCGATTTTTTGATCATCGGCTCCGGCATCGCCGGCCTTTCCCTGGCCCTCAAGGCGAGCGAGTTCGGCACCGTGCGGCTGGTGACAAAGCGCGCCCTGTCCGATTCCGCCACGGATTACGCCCAGGGCGGCCTGGCGGCGGTGTTCGCGGAAGGCGATTCCTTTGACGCCCACGTCCAGGACACGCTGGACGCCGGCGGCGGTCTTTGCGACGAGGCCGTGGTGCGCCGCGTGGTGGCGGAGGCGCCCGCGCGCATCGATGATTTGGTGCGGTGGGGCGTCCGTTTTTCGGCGGACGCGCCCCGCGCGACTGCCGGTCAGCGCTTCGAGTTGGGCCTGGAAGGCGGCCACTCCCGCCGGCGCATTCTGCACGTGGGCGACTACACCGGCCACGCCGTCGAACAGGCGCTGGTGGAACGCGCGCGCGAAAACCCCCGCATCACAATTCATGAACACCATTTCGCGGTGGATCTCATCACCCGCCGTCGGCTCGGCCGATCGGGCCCCGACGCCTGCGCCGGGGCCTACGTGTTGGACGTGGAACCGGGCGCCGTGCGCACTTTCTTGGCCCGGGCAACGGCCCTCGCCACCGGGGGCGCGGGCAAGGTGTATTTGTACACGTCCAACCCCGACATCGCCACCGGCGACGGCATGGCCATGGCGCACCGCGCCGGGGCGTTGTTGGCGAACCTCGAGTTCGTGCAGTTCCACCCGACCTGCCTGTTCCATCCCAAGGCCAAGAATTTCCTGGTCACGGAGGCCCTGCGGGGAGAAGGGGGCGTTCTCAAAAATCGCGCGGGGGAGCGGTTCGTGAAAAAGGCCGACCCCCGGGGCGAGCTCGCCCCCCGCGACATCGTCGCGCGGGCCATCGATGAGGAACTGAAGCGCACCGGTGAGGATTGTGTTTTCTTGGACATCACCTCCCGCGGGGCGGAGTTTTTAAGGCGCCGGTTCCCCAAGATCCACGAGCGCTGCCTGTCCTTCGGCATCGACATCACCACCCAGCCCATCCCCGTGGTGCCGGCCGCCCATTACTTTTGCGGCGGTGTTTGGACGGACCTTCATGGGACGACGACCATTCCCCGTTTGTCCGCCGTGGGCGAAGTCGCCTGCACCGGATTGCACGGGGCCAACCGCCTGGCGTCCAACTCCTTGCCGGAGGCCTTGGTCTTCGCCCACGCCGTCGCGCGCCACTGGGAGGGGCTCAAAACCGCCGAAGCCCCCCTCGCCGCGGAGGACGTCCCTCCCTGGAACCCCGGGCAGGCCCGGAATCCCGACGAACAGGTGGTGATCCGTCAGGTTTGGGAGGAAGTGCGGCGCTTTATGTGGAATTACGTCGGCATCGCGCGGACCACCAAACGGTTGGAACGGGCGCAGAGGCGAATCGCCTCCCTGCAGAAAGAAATCCACGAGTATTACTGGGATTTCCTGTTGACCCCGGACCTGCTGGAATTGCGCAACATCGCCGTGGTCGCGGACTTGGTCATTCGCTGTGGTTTGGCGCGGAAAGAATCCCGCGGGTTGCATTTCACGGCCGATGCGCCGCGCACCGACCCGGCCCTGGCGGGGAAACCGACGTTCATCGAGGGAGCGCGGACTTTCCTCGGCCCTGCTCCCGCGGGAACCGGACGATGA
- the folP gene encoding dihydropteroate synthase → MGIVNVTPDSFSDGGRFADPDAALARAEALAEAGAVLIDIGGESTRPGAAPVDAAEETRRVVPVVVAVARRLPGVWVSVDTSKAIVARRALEAGARLVNDVTALGDPSMAEVLRDHNAPAVLMHKKGDPRTMQANPVYGDVAAEIAAFFEERLAYAAARGLPRSRFLLDPGLGFGKTTDHNVAILRRMDEFHRFGLPLLIGASRKSFIGRLLGGEATPLPPSEREEGSLAVHLWAAARGARVLRVHDVRATARALTLWRALAG, encoded by the coding sequence GGACTCTTTTTCCGACGGCGGTCGTTTCGCCGACCCCGACGCCGCCTTGGCCCGCGCCGAGGCCCTGGCCGAAGCGGGCGCGGTCTTGATCGATATCGGCGGTGAATCCACCCGGCCGGGCGCCGCCCCCGTGGACGCCGCGGAGGAAACGCGCCGTGTCGTGCCCGTGGTGGTCGCGGTCGCCCGGCGTCTGCCGGGGGTCTGGGTGTCGGTGGACACGTCCAAGGCCATCGTGGCGCGCCGCGCTTTGGAGGCGGGGGCCCGCCTCGTCAACGATGTCACCGCTCTGGGGGACCCGTCCATGGCGGAGGTCCTACGCGATCACAACGCCCCCGCCGTCCTGATGCACAAAAAAGGCGACCCCCGGACCATGCAGGCCAACCCCGTGTACGGCGACGTGGCGGCCGAGATCGCCGCCTTTTTCGAAGAACGGTTGGCTTACGCCGCCGCCCGGGGCTTGCCGCGGTCCCGTTTTCTGTTGGACCCCGGCCTGGGGTTCGGCAAAACGACGGACCACAACGTGGCGATTCTTCGCCGCATGGATGAATTTCATCGCTTCGGGCTCCCTCTGCTCATCGGCGCATCGCGCAAATCCTTCATCGGGCGCCTTCTGGGCGGGGAAGCGACCCCCTTGCCGCCGTCGGAGCGGGAGGAAGGGTCCCTGGCCGTGCACCTGTGGGCCGCGGCGCGGGGCGCGCGGGTGCTGCGCGTGCACGACGTTCGCGCCACGGCCCGCGCGTTGACGCTCTGGCGGGCCCTGGCCGGGTAG